The Nesterenkonia xinjiangensis genome contains a region encoding:
- the pstB gene encoding phosphate ABC transporter ATP-binding protein PstB: MSKSIEARDLNVYYGDFLAVEGVSISIASRSVTAFIGPSGCGKTTFLRSLNRMHEVLPGARVKGKLLLDGDDIYGPGVDPVTVRTMVGMVFQRPNPFPTMSIRDNVLAGYKLNGARMSRSEADDVVERSLRGANLFNEVKDRLDKPGSGLSGGQQQRLCIARTIAVKPDVILMDEPCSALDPISTLAVEDLISELKAEYTVVIVTHNMQQAARVSERTAFFNIAGTGKPGKLIEYDDTSTIFNNPKEKSTEDYVSGRFG, translated from the coding sequence ATGTCCAAGAGCATCGAAGCGCGGGACCTCAACGTCTACTACGGGGACTTCCTCGCTGTGGAGGGCGTGAGCATCAGCATCGCGTCTCGGTCGGTGACCGCGTTCATCGGCCCCTCGGGCTGTGGGAAGACCACGTTCCTCCGAAGCCTCAACCGCATGCATGAAGTGCTGCCGGGTGCGAGGGTCAAGGGCAAGCTGCTGCTCGACGGCGACGACATCTACGGTCCCGGAGTGGACCCGGTGACGGTGCGGACCATGGTGGGGATGGTCTTCCAGCGGCCCAACCCGTTCCCCACCATGAGTATCCGTGACAACGTGCTGGCCGGCTACAAGCTCAACGGAGCACGGATGAGCCGTTCGGAGGCCGACGACGTCGTCGAGCGTTCTCTGCGCGGAGCGAACCTGTTCAACGAGGTCAAGGACCGTCTGGACAAGCCCGGATCCGGGCTCTCAGGGGGGCAGCAGCAGCGGCTGTGCATCGCCAGGACGATCGCGGTGAAGCCGGATGTGATCCTCATGGACGAGCCCTGCTCGGCGCTGGACCCGATCTCCACCTTGGCGGTGGAGGATCTGATCTCGGAGCTGAAGGCCGAGTACACGGTCGTGATCGTCACGCACAACATGCAGCAGGCGGCCCGTGTCTCGGAGCGGACGGCGTTCTTCAACATCGCGGGCACGGGCAAGCCCGGGAAGCTCATCGAGTACGACGACACCTCCACGATCTTCAACAACCCGAAGGAGAAGTCCACCGAGGACTACGTCTCGGGCCGTTTCGGCTGA
- the pstS gene encoding phosphate ABC transporter substrate-binding protein PstS has product MKLHRFGRAAAILSVASLALVACGESNNPGGDDADAGTGGENGAETSEVQGTLSGGGSSAQEAAMTAWANGFTSVAPDAQVNYASVGSGSGREGFLGGEYDFAGSDAAMDEGEWEQSQEICGPDGAFHIPSYISPIAAAYNVEGIDGSLNLDAETLAGIFAGEITSWDDEAVAEHNPDLDLPDTPITVVHRADDSGTTENFTEYLEAAAPEVWEWEADGSWPADVSSESAQQTSGVVDLTTQTDGAITYADASQIGDLDSVAVEVGEEYVEYSPEAAAQAVASSTPVEGQAPNNMSYELDRDTEESGAYPIVLVAYNIFCNEYQDQETVDLVQAFGEYVVSEDGQSTAESAAGNAPMSEELRDEALEAIDQIRVAE; this is encoded by the coding sequence GTGAAGCTTCATCGTTTCGGTCGCGCGGCGGCCATCCTGTCCGTGGCTTCGCTGGCGCTGGTCGCCTGTGGTGAGTCGAACAACCCCGGCGGGGACGACGCAGACGCCGGCACTGGTGGTGAGAACGGCGCTGAGACCTCGGAGGTCCAGGGCACGCTCTCCGGCGGAGGCTCGTCCGCCCAGGAGGCGGCGATGACCGCCTGGGCCAACGGCTTCACCTCTGTGGCCCCGGACGCTCAGGTCAACTACGCCTCGGTGGGGTCCGGCTCCGGAAGGGAAGGCTTCCTCGGCGGGGAGTATGACTTCGCCGGATCCGATGCCGCGATGGACGAGGGCGAATGGGAGCAGTCTCAGGAGATCTGCGGCCCCGACGGTGCCTTCCACATCCCCTCCTACATCTCGCCGATCGCCGCCGCGTACAACGTGGAGGGCATCGACGGGTCCCTCAACCTCGATGCCGAGACTCTCGCGGGCATCTTCGCCGGGGAGATCACGAGCTGGGACGACGAGGCCGTCGCGGAGCACAACCCGGACCTGGATCTGCCGGACACGCCGATCACCGTGGTGCACCGCGCCGACGACTCCGGCACCACGGAGAACTTCACCGAGTACCTCGAGGCCGCAGCGCCGGAGGTCTGGGAGTGGGAGGCCGACGGTTCCTGGCCTGCAGACGTCTCCTCCGAGTCTGCCCAGCAGACGTCCGGCGTGGTGGACCTGACCACCCAGACCGACGGAGCGATCACCTACGCCGACGCCTCGCAGATCGGGGATCTGGATTCCGTGGCCGTCGAGGTGGGGGAGGAGTACGTCGAGTACTCGCCCGAGGCCGCCGCGCAGGCCGTGGCGTCGTCCACCCCGGTGGAGGGCCAGGCCCCGAACAACATGTCCTACGAGTTGGACCGCGACACCGAGGAGTCGGGTGCATACCCGATCGTCCTGGTGGCCTACAACATCTTCTGCAACGAGTATCAGGACCAGGAGACCGTCGATCTGGTGCAGGCCTTCGGCGAGTACGTCGTCTCGGAGGACGGTCAGAGCACCGCGGAGTCGGCGGCCGGCAACGCCCCGATGTCTGAGGAGCTGCGCGACGAGGCCCTCGAGGCGATCGACCAGATCCGCGTCGCCGAGTGA
- a CDS encoding inorganic phosphate transporter encodes MEILLLTLIALVLLPNLFVAGMHDVPNSIAIPTRTRALTPRIATRLAAGANALGVLMTIPLGVHLFSWFEFPQMDPQMILGVVLSALVSLLGWNLYTYFRGMPTSTTHALLAALIGGALASMMLDGTDSTAVLHLPWAAPLATLLLSPLVAFGLAYLLVFLAVRVARGADPDTVNETSRTVQAVCAGLTSLGTGLQQGQRFSFVLLLSLPAAGVSDAASWMPAAYVVFALLIGLGCLTGGWRIGHMLGHRLVTMDPMRGMVSTTTTSALLFAGSLAMALPLSTSLTAASSVIGAGSNQRFATVNWPQAVRLFAYWAVTPLVVGGASAVLVLAISPLLEF; translated from the coding sequence GTGGAGATCCTGCTGCTCACCCTCATCGCCCTCGTCCTGCTGCCGAACCTCTTCGTCGCCGGCATGCACGACGTCCCCAACTCCATCGCCATCCCCACGCGCACCCGGGCGCTGACCCCGCGCATCGCGACCCGCCTGGCCGCCGGGGCGAACGCGCTCGGGGTGCTGATGACCATCCCGCTGGGGGTGCATCTGTTCTCCTGGTTCGAGTTCCCGCAGATGGACCCCCAGATGATCCTCGGAGTGGTGCTGTCCGCGCTGGTCTCCCTGCTGGGATGGAACCTCTACACCTACTTCCGCGGCATGCCGACGTCGACCACGCACGCCCTGCTGGCCGCGCTGATCGGCGGGGCGCTGGCCTCGATGATGCTCGACGGGACCGACTCCACCGCCGTACTGCACCTTCCGTGGGCCGCCCCGCTCGCCACGCTGCTGCTCTCCCCGCTGGTGGCCTTCGGCCTGGCCTACCTGCTGGTGTTCCTCGCGGTGAGGGTCGCCCGCGGGGCCGACCCGGACACGGTCAATGAGACCAGCCGCACCGTCCAGGCGGTGTGCGCAGGCCTGACCAGCCTAGGCACCGGCCTGCAGCAGGGGCAGCGGTTCTCCTTCGTCCTGCTGCTCTCGCTGCCGGCCGCCGGGGTCTCCGACGCCGCCTCCTGGATGCCGGCCGCGTATGTGGTCTTCGCACTGCTCATCGGGCTCGGCTGCCTGACCGGCGGCTGGCGAATCGGCCACATGCTGGGCCATCGTCTGGTCACCATGGACCCCATGCGCGGCATGGTGTCCACCACGACGACCTCGGCCCTGCTGTTCGCAGGCTCGCTGGCCATGGCGCTGCCGCTGTCGACGTCGCTGACGGCGGCCTCCTCAGTGATCGGCGCCGGATCCAACCAGCGCTTCGCCACGGTCAACTGGCCGCAGGCGGTGCGGCTCTTCGCCTACTGGGCGGTGACCCCGCTCGTGGTGGGCGGGGCCTCAGCGGTGCTGGTGCTGGCGATCTCCCCGCTGCTGGAGTTCTGA
- a CDS encoding TetR/AcrR family transcriptional regulator has translation MTSAAPDIDQLTPGARLILTTAAALFYDRGIHSVGVDTIAEESGVTKRTLYNNFGSKDTLVATYLEARHHTWWARLERRIEAAEPPRALTLFDVYAEDTLTATRGCAFLNAAAELPVDHPGYAIIRHHKQAIEDLLRRVISADDPTASADRLARHMFLLLEGAFAHQGIHGPDLLSEAREIARDLLEP, from the coding sequence ATGACCTCTGCCGCGCCCGACATCGATCAGCTCACCCCCGGCGCTCGCCTCATCCTCACCACCGCTGCCGCCCTGTTCTACGACCGCGGGATCCACTCCGTCGGCGTCGACACCATCGCGGAGGAGTCGGGGGTCACGAAGCGGACGCTCTACAACAACTTCGGCTCCAAGGACACCCTGGTGGCCACCTATCTCGAGGCCCGGCATCACACCTGGTGGGCACGGCTGGAGCGCCGGATCGAGGCCGCCGAACCTCCCCGGGCCCTGACGCTGTTCGACGTCTACGCCGAGGACACCCTCACCGCCACCCGAGGCTGCGCCTTCCTCAACGCCGCCGCCGAGCTGCCCGTCGACCACCCCGGCTACGCGATCATCCGGCACCACAAGCAGGCGATCGAGGACCTCCTGCGCCGGGTGATCTCAGCGGACGACCCCACCGCCTCCGCCGACCGACTGGCGCGCCACATGTTCCTGCTCCTCGAGGGAGCCTTCGCCCACCAGGGCATCCATGGGCCTGACCTGCTCTCCGAGGCTCGGGAGATCGCCCGCGACCTGCTCGAGCCGTGA
- a CDS encoding amino-acid N-acetyltransferase: protein MSSSDSFCIRPARTADVKRIIELTHPLVERRVLVPKERVSYFESLQEFQIAESDDGDLIGFGALHVMWEDLAEVRTLATRDEWRGHGVGSALLHRLLDDARQLGVSRVFCLTFEEEFFVRHGFSVMENQDAVDPEVYSELLRSQDEGVAEFLDLARVKPNTLGNSRMILQL, encoded by the coding sequence ATGAGCTCCAGCGACTCGTTCTGCATCCGCCCCGCCCGCACCGCGGACGTGAAGCGCATCATCGAACTCACCCATCCGCTGGTGGAACGACGCGTCCTGGTCCCGAAGGAGAGGGTGTCCTACTTCGAGTCCCTCCAGGAGTTCCAGATCGCCGAGTCCGACGACGGCGACCTCATCGGCTTCGGTGCCCTGCACGTGATGTGGGAAGACCTTGCCGAGGTGCGCACCCTGGCCACCCGGGACGAGTGGCGCGGCCACGGCGTCGGCTCGGCGCTGCTGCACCGGCTGCTCGACGACGCCCGCCAGCTCGGCGTCAGCCGCGTGTTCTGCCTGACCTTCGAGGAAGAGTTCTTCGTCCGGCACGGCTTCTCCGTCATGGAGAACCAGGACGCCGTGGACCCGGAGGTCTACTCCGAGCTGCTGCGCTCCCAGGACGAAGGCGTGGCCGAGTTCCTCGACCTCGCGCGGGTGAAACCCAACACCCTGGGCAACTCCCGGATGATCCTCCAGCTCTGA
- the pstC gene encoding phosphate ABC transporter permease subunit PstC, with the protein MAAAPRGENAHNSLTTSDSGGVFGDRLFSGLALTAGIAILVVLAFVALFLTVNSTGAVYQEEQGFIVRAFVEYAYPLVIGTVVASAIALVLATPVAVGVALYISHFAPPRLSKSIGYVIDLLAAIPSVVYGAWGMSFLGPALVPIYRWLHEHLGFIPLFGEAPSQTGRTIFTAGVVLGVMILPIITSVSREIFVQTPKLHEEAALALGATRWEMIRMSVFPFARAGIISGVMLGLGRALGETMAVALVLSAGPLSASLISAGNSTIPAEIALGFPEAPPGSERQAQLIAIGLVLFVITLIVNMVARWIVSRHKEFSGAN; encoded by the coding sequence GTGGCAGCGGCCCCGCGCGGGGAGAACGCCCACAACTCGCTGACCACCTCTGACTCCGGCGGGGTCTTCGGCGATCGGCTGTTCTCCGGGCTGGCGCTGACCGCCGGGATCGCGATCCTGGTGGTGCTGGCCTTCGTGGCGCTGTTCCTGACGGTCAACTCCACGGGGGCGGTCTATCAGGAGGAGCAGGGGTTCATCGTCCGGGCGTTCGTCGAGTACGCCTACCCGCTGGTGATCGGCACCGTGGTGGCCTCGGCGATCGCGCTGGTCCTGGCCACCCCGGTGGCGGTCGGCGTCGCGCTCTACATCTCGCACTTCGCCCCGCCGCGGCTGTCCAAGTCGATCGGCTATGTGATCGATCTGCTGGCGGCGATCCCCTCGGTGGTCTACGGGGCATGGGGCATGAGCTTCCTCGGTCCGGCGCTGGTGCCGATCTACAGGTGGCTGCATGAGCACCTGGGCTTCATCCCGCTCTTCGGGGAGGCGCCGTCGCAGACCGGTCGCACGATCTTCACCGCCGGTGTGGTGCTGGGGGTGATGATCCTCCCGATCATCACCTCGGTCTCCCGGGAGATCTTCGTGCAGACTCCGAAGCTGCACGAGGAGGCCGCCCTGGCCCTGGGCGCGACGCGCTGGGAGATGATCAGGATGTCGGTGTTCCCCTTCGCCCGGGCGGGCATCATCTCCGGAGTCATGCTGGGGCTGGGACGAGCCTTGGGCGAGACCATGGCCGTGGCCCTGGTGCTCTCGGCCGGGCCGTTGTCGGCCTCGCTGATCTCAGCGGGCAACAGCACCATCCCCGCGGAGATCGCCCTGGGCTTCCCCGAGGCGCCTCCGGGTTCGGAGCGACAGGCGCAGCTGATCGCGATCGGGCTGGTGCTGTTCGTGATCACCCTGATCGTGAACATGGTCGCCCGGTGGATCGTCAGCCGGCACAAGGAATTCTCAGGAGCCAACTGA
- a CDS encoding DUF47 domain-containing protein has protein sequence MIARRGQRHSQAVELLTDIGREVRTGVNLLSQLLGMPAADRRPLRDELIGLEGTAMDLHFNLMTHIRSVFLTPLPREDIYALSRLLNRTLEHVVAAGDLIIARESLTLPRQSSDQLETLGRQVDLTVDALARLDDFDHLEEYWIQIQRLTKQANRTHREWLTSSDSAFQPNIALQQAQIATAMLQAVESLRKVSTTAGSIIVRES, from the coding sequence ATGATCGCACGACGAGGCCAGCGCCACTCGCAGGCGGTGGAGCTGCTCACCGACATCGGGCGAGAGGTGCGCACCGGCGTGAACCTGCTCTCCCAGCTGCTGGGCATGCCCGCCGCGGACCGTCGGCCGCTGCGTGATGAGCTGATCGGCCTGGAGGGCACCGCCATGGACCTCCACTTCAACCTGATGACGCATATCCGCAGCGTCTTCCTCACTCCCCTTCCGCGCGAGGACATCTACGCGCTCTCCCGGCTGCTCAACCGCACCCTGGAGCACGTCGTCGCCGCAGGAGACCTCATCATCGCCCGGGAGAGCCTCACCCTCCCGCGGCAGAGCTCCGACCAGCTGGAGACCCTCGGCCGTCAGGTGGACCTGACTGTGGACGCCCTCGCCCGGCTCGACGACTTCGACCACCTCGAGGAGTACTGGATCCAGATCCAGCGGCTGACCAAGCAGGCCAACCGGACCCACAGGGAATGGCTGACCTCCAGCGACAGCGCCTTCCAGCCGAACATCGCCCTCCAGCAGGCACAGATCGCCACCGCGATGCTGCAGGCCGTCGAATCGCTGCGGAAGGTCAGCACCACGGCCGGATCGATCATCGTGCGGGAGTCCTGA
- a CDS encoding MFS transporter, whose translation MSTRLAPPTPLAPLRTVRLAAAGLALIAVCYGLARFAYGLFVPVFRTEFDLDGSQVGLIGSASYAAYCVAICAAMMLAPRWGGRAVAVMAGVAATLGIGLVGASQGPAMLSIGVILAGASTGMVSPPLAFAVAKRVEARRQDRVQAIINAGTGLGVALSGPVALLTLDHWRGAWLVFTVIAAATTVWAACVVPDSRTEPEERTPGSPAAARGSTGRLVPAPLLPPGAMRLLLSAGLAGMSTTAVWVFGRDVLTQVGGISDVAATLTWSLLGAAGLLGAGVGDLVRRVGPRGAWVLITGLLAASTAVFGVVPGELLPVVVAASAFGAAYIAMTGLLLINGVAVYSGHPSAGVGLAFLVLALGQSVGGAVLGRLMEAADAETAFLAAAGLALLCALMPPVPTSVLVSMPAAASHERVRGPGHGQWPERGGTIGSQASRSNGGESDGERP comes from the coding sequence GTGAGTACGAGGCTCGCGCCGCCGACCCCTCTGGCGCCTCTCCGCACGGTACGGCTGGCGGCCGCCGGCCTCGCGCTGATCGCCGTGTGCTACGGGCTGGCCCGCTTCGCCTACGGTCTCTTCGTGCCGGTGTTCCGCACGGAGTTCGACCTCGACGGGTCCCAGGTGGGCCTCATCGGTTCGGCGAGCTATGCGGCCTACTGTGTGGCCATCTGCGCGGCCATGATGCTCGCCCCCCGATGGGGCGGGAGGGCCGTCGCCGTGATGGCCGGGGTCGCGGCGACCCTCGGCATCGGTCTGGTCGGGGCGTCCCAGGGGCCCGCGATGCTCAGCATCGGGGTGATCCTCGCCGGTGCCAGCACCGGAATGGTCTCCCCGCCGCTCGCCTTCGCGGTGGCGAAACGTGTCGAGGCTCGACGCCAGGACAGGGTCCAGGCGATCATCAACGCCGGCACAGGGCTCGGCGTCGCGCTCTCCGGGCCGGTGGCGCTGCTGACGCTGGATCACTGGCGCGGGGCGTGGCTGGTCTTCACGGTCATCGCTGCGGCGACCACTGTCTGGGCGGCCTGCGTGGTGCCTGACTCGCGGACTGAGCCGGAGGAGAGAACTCCGGGCTCGCCTGCCGCTGCGCGCGGGTCCACGGGCCGGCTGGTGCCTGCGCCGCTGCTGCCGCCCGGGGCGATGAGACTGCTGCTCAGCGCGGGCCTGGCCGGCATGAGCACCACGGCGGTGTGGGTCTTCGGCCGGGACGTGCTGACCCAGGTGGGCGGAATCAGCGACGTCGCCGCCACGCTGACCTGGAGTCTCCTGGGTGCGGCAGGGCTGCTGGGCGCCGGTGTCGGCGACCTCGTGAGGCGGGTGGGCCCACGGGGAGCCTGGGTCCTCATCACAGGGCTCCTGGCGGCCTCCACCGCTGTGTTCGGGGTCGTGCCGGGAGAGCTTCTGCCCGTAGTGGTGGCGGCCTCCGCCTTCGGCGCCGCCTACATCGCCATGACCGGTCTGCTGCTCATCAACGGGGTCGCCGTCTACTCGGGGCACCCGTCCGCCGGCGTCGGGCTGGCGTTCCTCGTGCTCGCTCTGGGGCAGTCCGTCGGCGGGGCGGTGCTGGGACGGCTCATGGAGGCTGCCGACGCGGAGACGGCTTTCCTCGCCGCGGCAGGCCTCGCGCTGCTGTGCGCACTGATGCCGCCGGTGCCCACATCGGTGCTCGTCTCGATGCCCGCCGCCGCCTCGCATGAGCGCGTCCGTGGGCCGGGCCATGGTCAGTGGCCCGAACGCGGCGGTACGATCGGGTCACAGGCATCGCGCAGCAATGGTGGTGAGAGCGATGGAGAACGTCCCTGA
- the pstA gene encoding phosphate ABC transporter permease PstA: MLPEGPAGIAGRRSRLTQNTLPRWVPLAVLGGSAVAGAAVTALTGFSLAVWLIVTAVLYVVVSYVVTRARVNRRKATDGLWTNLVHLAFLIALLPLVSVLWSVTSVGLPGLIEPGFFASDMRGIDGTIDQASQEQGAAVLGGISHAIVGSLLITVAATVISVPIGLLTSIYLVEYSRGGPLARAITFFVDVMTGIPSIVAGLFAGAAMAWFLSTAGALTGAFGGMRSTMGITAAIALSVLMIPVVVRTTEEMLRVVPNELREASYALGVRKWRTILKVVIPTAISGIASGVTLAIARVIGETAPILVTAGFVVNVNWNLFSGWMTALPVYIYRQFQNPTSPNFSDPSHQRAWAAALVLIIIVMLLNLIARLIAKIFAPKTSGR, translated from the coding sequence ATGCTGCCCGAGGGGCCAGCCGGGATCGCGGGACGTCGCAGCCGGCTGACCCAGAACACGCTGCCCCGATGGGTGCCGCTCGCGGTGCTGGGCGGCTCCGCGGTCGCCGGGGCCGCGGTCACCGCGCTGACGGGATTCTCGCTGGCCGTGTGGCTCATCGTCACCGCGGTGCTTTATGTAGTGGTCAGCTACGTGGTCACCCGGGCCCGCGTGAATCGCCGCAAGGCCACAGACGGGCTGTGGACCAACCTGGTCCACCTGGCCTTCCTCATCGCGCTGCTGCCGTTGGTCTCGGTGCTCTGGTCGGTGACCTCGGTGGGCCTGCCCGGGCTGATCGAGCCCGGTTTCTTCGCCTCGGACATGCGGGGCATCGACGGGACCATCGACCAGGCGTCCCAGGAGCAGGGAGCCGCCGTGCTGGGCGGCATCAGCCATGCGATCGTCGGCTCGCTGCTGATCACGGTGGCCGCCACGGTGATCTCGGTGCCCATCGGTCTGCTGACCTCCATCTATCTGGTGGAGTATTCCCGAGGGGGCCCGTTGGCGCGGGCCATCACGTTCTTCGTGGACGTCATGACGGGCATCCCCTCCATCGTGGCGGGACTGTTCGCGGGTGCCGCGATGGCGTGGTTTCTCTCTACGGCCGGCGCGCTCACGGGTGCTTTCGGCGGGATGCGCTCCACGATGGGCATCACGGCGGCCATCGCGCTGTCGGTGCTGATGATCCCGGTGGTGGTGCGCACCACCGAGGAGATGCTGCGCGTGGTGCCCAATGAGCTGCGGGAGGCCTCCTACGCACTGGGCGTGCGCAAGTGGCGGACCATCCTCAAGGTGGTCATCCCGACGGCGATTTCCGGGATCGCCTCGGGCGTCACGCTGGCCATCGCCCGGGTGATCGGCGAGACTGCGCCGATCCTGGTGACCGCAGGCTTCGTGGTCAACGTGAACTGGAACCTGTTCTCGGGGTGGATGACGGCGCTGCCGGTCTATATCTATCGCCAGTTCCAGAACCCCACCTCGCCGAACTTCTCCGATCCGTCCCATCAGCGGGCCTGGGCGGCCGCGCTGGTGCTGATCATCATCGTGATGCTGCTGAACCTCATCGCGCGCCTCATCGCCAAGATCTTCGCCCCGAAGACGTCCGGCCGCTGA
- a CDS encoding FAD-dependent oxidoreductase, with the protein MENVPDRAHVVVIGAGIVGSSIVRHLAELGWRDILLLDKGPLPEPGGSTDHASNFVFPVDHSREITELTLDSLRQYAALGVLTGCGGIEVARTPERLQELRRRMTSATAWGVDAELISPARIRELMPFIREDLLLAGFHTPTGAIVDAVRAGQLMRGRALERGALQIADRAEVIGLELDAGPLADAPGRIRAVETSRGRVEAEHVVVACGVWSPQIAALAGASIPLVPAVHQMMDLGPIPELAATEEWISVPLVRDMDARMYARQRGPDLELGSYAHGPILHEPGEIPPLGAPGQASPTQMPFTERDFAPQLAHARQLYPELLGEHGREGVEVTHSINGLLSLTADGSPLLGETAEVRGLWSAAAVWIKEGPGVGRAVAEWMTEGASEVDVHGADITRIPPHGRTRRHARARAAEGFPKVYGIAHPREQWASSRPMRTSPFHPRTRALGGEHFEASGWERPQWYAANAPLLEEYADRIDHRVHEWDARWWSPIIEAEHLAMRERVAMFDLTAFSIIDISGPGALDGVQRVAVANVDRAVGRVIYTPLLDSRGGFRADLTIVRLGAQHFRVITGAADGARDLAWFRRHLAAELDAGRVVIQDLTSATCAVGLWGPRARGVVSELTDDDLSHEGFGFGTARQVALAGVPTLMVRISYVGDLGWEIHLPVEHGLRLWDALWEIGRPQGLIAAGGGVYGTTGRLEKAHRLFGAELTPDRDPVEAGLALPKVKEVDFLGKDAYLAARVQEPAAVLCTLALVGHGAAEPRFPSGSEPVLDDDGSPLVDARGRRSYVTSAGPAPSLGRYVMLAYLPPERAVEGVRLQVEYLGTRLPAEVLAVGRTAPFDPEHRRVKG; encoded by the coding sequence ATGGAGAACGTCCCTGACCGTGCCCACGTCGTCGTCATCGGAGCCGGGATCGTCGGCAGCTCGATCGTCCGGCATCTCGCCGAACTCGGCTGGCGGGACATCCTGCTGCTCGACAAGGGCCCTCTGCCGGAGCCCGGCGGCTCCACCGACCACGCCTCGAACTTCGTGTTCCCGGTGGACCACTCCCGGGAGATCACCGAGCTCACTCTCGATTCGCTGCGCCAGTACGCCGCTCTGGGGGTGCTCACCGGGTGCGGGGGCATCGAGGTCGCGCGCACTCCCGAGCGTCTCCAGGAGCTCCGCCGCCGGATGACCTCGGCGACAGCCTGGGGCGTGGATGCCGAGCTGATCAGCCCGGCACGGATCCGTGAGCTCATGCCGTTCATCCGGGAAGACCTGCTGCTGGCGGGCTTCCACACCCCCACCGGAGCCATCGTAGACGCCGTCCGTGCCGGTCAGCTGATGCGCGGCCGTGCTCTCGAGCGGGGTGCCCTGCAGATCGCCGACCGCGCCGAGGTCATCGGTCTCGAGCTCGACGCCGGTCCGCTCGCCGACGCTCCCGGGCGCATCCGAGCCGTGGAGACCAGCAGGGGCCGGGTGGAGGCTGAGCACGTCGTCGTCGCTTGTGGGGTGTGGAGCCCACAGATCGCCGCACTGGCGGGAGCGAGCATCCCGTTGGTGCCCGCCGTGCATCAGATGATGGACCTCGGCCCCATCCCGGAGTTGGCCGCCACCGAGGAGTGGATCTCGGTGCCGCTGGTCCGGGACATGGACGCCCGGATGTACGCCAGGCAGCGCGGCCCGGACCTGGAGCTCGGCTCCTACGCTCACGGGCCCATTCTGCATGAGCCCGGCGAGATCCCGCCGCTGGGTGCGCCGGGGCAGGCCTCACCCACCCAGATGCCCTTCACGGAGCGGGACTTCGCGCCGCAGCTGGCCCACGCCCGGCAGCTCTACCCCGAGCTGCTCGGCGAGCACGGGCGCGAAGGCGTGGAGGTCACCCATTCGATCAACGGGCTGCTCTCGCTCACTGCGGACGGCTCTCCGCTGCTGGGTGAGACCGCCGAGGTCCGTGGGCTGTGGTCCGCCGCGGCCGTGTGGATCAAGGAGGGACCCGGCGTCGGGCGGGCGGTGGCCGAGTGGATGACCGAGGGCGCTTCCGAGGTGGACGTCCACGGGGCGGACATCACGCGCATCCCGCCGCACGGCCGGACCCGGCGCCATGCACGCGCCCGGGCGGCGGAGGGCTTCCCGAAGGTCTACGGGATCGCGCATCCTCGGGAGCAGTGGGCCAGCAGCCGGCCGATGCGCACCAGCCCCTTCCATCCGCGCACTCGGGCCCTCGGCGGGGAGCACTTCGAGGCCTCCGGCTGGGAGCGTCCGCAGTGGTACGCGGCCAATGCGCCCCTGCTGGAGGAGTACGCGGACCGGATCGATCACCGCGTGCATGAGTGGGACGCTCGCTGGTGGTCGCCGATCATCGAGGCTGAGCATCTTGCCATGCGGGAGCGGGTCGCGATGTTCGATCTCACGGCCTTCAGCATCATCGACATCTCCGGCCCCGGTGCCTTGGACGGGGTGCAGCGGGTGGCGGTGGCGAACGTGGACCGTGCGGTGGGGCGGGTCATCTACACCCCGCTGCTGGACTCCCGCGGCGGATTCCGCGCCGACCTGACCATCGTCCGGCTGGGCGCGCAGCACTTCCGGGTCATCACCGGAGCCGCCGACGGCGCCCGAGATCTCGCCTGGTTCCGCCGGCACCTGGCCGCTGAGCTCGACGCCGGCCGCGTGGTGATCCAGGACCTGACCTCGGCGACCTGTGCCGTCGGGCTCTGGGGTCCGCGCGCGAGGGGCGTCGTCTCTGAGCTGACCGATGACGACCTCTCCCACGAGGGATTCGGCTTCGGCACGGCCCGCCAGGTGGCGCTCGCCGGGGTTCCGACGCTGATGGTGCGGATCTCGTATGTGGGCGATCTCGGCTGGGAGATCCACCTGCCGGTGGAGCACGGCCTGCGGCTATGGGACGCACTGTGGGAGATCGGCCGACCGCAGGGGCTGATCGCCGCAGGAGGCGGGGTCTATGGCACCACCGGCCGGTTGGAGAAGGCGCACCGGCTCTTCGGGGCCGAGCTCACCCCGGACCGTGATCCCGTGGAGGCCGGACTCGCGTTGCCGAAGGTCAAGGAGGTGGACTTCCTCGGTAAGGACGCCTACCTGGCGGCGCGGGTGCAGGAGCCCGCCGCTGTGCTGTGCACTCTCGCACTTGTCGGGCACGGAGCCGCCGAGCCACGGTTCCCCTCCGGCAGCGAGCCGGTGCTCGACGATGACGGCTCGCCCCTGGTGGATGCCCGCGGCCGGCGCAGCTATGTCACCAGTGCGGGCCCGGCGCCGTCGTTGGGCCGCTACGTGATGCTGGCCTATCTGCCGCCGGAACGCGCCGTGGAGGGCGTCCGGCTGCAAGTGGAGTATCTGGGGACGCGGCTGCCGGCCGAGGTGCTGGCGGTGGGGCGGACCGCGCCCTTCGATCCGGAGCACCGCCGGGTGAAGGGGTGA